A single genomic interval of candidate division WOR-3 bacterium harbors:
- a CDS encoding glycosyltransferase: MKKFVFLCELLPHNKIVGRPWFLANCLRKKGYKVYYFALAPIFYRYWQEKKNVSQKFWDTLKITNYHISDIEVYSIPIYLPRRFLFFHRLNFGLLFPHMIFSKFQEIFQESVIFVNNLLWFWTLKKANKFSTIIYDRADDLKVFYPYEEIKTYYERLEKTFLKKVKIALAINEEIKKELEKKNPYLRILKIPNGVPEEWSFLVINQSRLPHISKNIKRPIIGFIGAIYWWVDLDLIETVMKSFPQATFIFIGPDQNRLKRLFKYQNLLFLGPQPYSLIPYYINLFDVCLIPFKKDKISYLSDPIKLYEYLALGKPVVSTIEWQSDSYLNKLIYLATDEKEFIKKIEIALKENDPNLAAERKRYVLENHTWSKRIETVLKFL; this comes from the coding sequence ATGAAAAAATTTGTTTTTTTATGCGAGTTGCTCCCTCACAACAAAATTGTTGGTCGTCCATGGTTTTTGGCAAACTGTTTAAGAAAAAAGGGATACAAAGTCTATTATTTTGCTCTTGCACCAATTTTTTATCGCTATTGGCAAGAAAAGAAAAATGTTTCTCAAAAATTTTGGGATACCCTTAAGATAACTAATTATCACATTTCGGATATTGAAGTATATTCAATTCCGATATATCTTCCTCGTCGTTTTCTCTTTTTTCACCGTTTAAATTTTGGTCTGTTATTTCCTCATATGATTTTTAGCAAATTTCAAGAAATTTTTCAAGAAAGCGTTATTTTTGTTAATAATTTATTATGGTTCTGGACATTAAAAAAGGCAAATAAATTTAGTACTATAATTTATGATCGAGCCGATGACTTAAAAGTGTTTTATCCTTACGAAGAAATTAAAACTTATTATGAAAGATTAGAAAAAACCTTTTTAAAAAAAGTTAAAATAGCTCTGGCAATAAATGAAGAAATTAAAAAAGAATTAGAAAAAAAGAATCCTTACCTAAGAATTTTAAAAATTCCTAACGGTGTACCAGAAGAATGGTCTTTTCTCGTTATTAACCAATCCCGATTACCACATATAAGTAAAAATATTAAAAGACCAATTATTGGTTTTATTGGAGCAATTTATTGGTGGGTAGATTTAGATTTAATAGAAACTGTTATGAAAAGTTTCCCTCAAGCCACTTTTATTTTTATTGGTCCGGATCAAAACCGCTTAAAGAGGCTTTTTAAATATCAAAACCTTTTATTTTTAGGTCCCCAGCCTTATTCCCTTATTCCTTACTATATCAACCTTTTTGATGTGTGTCTGATACCATTTAAAAAAGATAAGATTTCTTACCTATCCGACCCAATAAAACTTTACGAATATTTGGCCTTAGGGAAACCCGTAGTTTCTACAATAGAATGGCAATCTGATTCTTACTTAAATAAATTAATTTATTTAGCAACTGATGAAAAGGAATTTATAAAGAAAATAGAAATTGCTTTAAAAGAGAATGACCCAAATCTTGCTGCAGAGCGAAAAAGATATGTATTAGAAAACCACACCTGGTCAAAAAGAATAGAAACTGTTTTAAAATTTCTTTAA
- a CDS encoding oligosaccharide flippase family protein codes for MPEIEKMEELKKIFSQSFQYFLSLIIIKLITTLNGIFLARFLLSEKFGIYTLINQLTLLLSFFAGFGLPVIITKFIAQSKNDKELLDTTYQTAQILVLFFSCLVIIFYFSSSRLLAEKVYKKPFLLKYFYLTNPLILFLTFNTFWIGVLQGLKEIKSISLINICYNLLSLPLIIFLTKKYEIYGAISALILANLFGNILFLKKIKNFFSLKLNFDFFQAEKIISLAFPTFLSGLVMVPASWLVNTKLAITKNFSEVAYFNIANTFFQLFLFIPIAIGMPLTPIIAEEVSNLIKIKKLLNKIINYSSFLLLLLLFLIFIFLPKIILIFLGKDYLPALKSFLFVVGAIVPVNIGYIFGYYLTGTGKMWLATFFNAVWFFIFIFSVYLFTYKYGALGVGISFYAAYFFQVFSMIFYFKTLLTKPFLATILLILNLVLIILFYKFL; via the coding sequence ATGCCGGAAATCGAAAAAATGGAAGAATTGAAGAAAATTTTTTCACAAAGTTTCCAATATTTTTTATCGCTTATTATCATTAAATTAATCACAACTTTAAACGGAATATTCTTAGCCCGCTTTTTACTTAGTGAAAAATTTGGAATTTATACTTTGATAAATCAATTAACTTTGCTTCTTTCGTTTTTCGCTGGTTTTGGTTTACCGGTAATTATTACTAAATTCATTGCTCAATCAAAAAACGATAAGGAATTATTAGACACAACTTACCAAACTGCCCAAATTTTGGTTCTTTTCTTTTCTTGTCTGGTAATCATTTTTTATTTTTCTTCCAGTCGACTTTTAGCCGAGAAGGTTTATAAAAAACCATTTTTATTAAAATATTTTTATTTAACCAATCCTTTAATACTATTTCTTACTTTCAATACCTTTTGGATAGGTGTTCTTCAAGGATTAAAAGAGATCAAAAGTATTTCTCTCATAAATATTTGTTACAACCTGCTAAGTTTGCCATTAATTATTTTTTTAACAAAAAAATACGAAATTTATGGAGCGATTAGCGCTCTTATTTTAGCAAATCTTTTTGGTAATATATTATTTCTAAAAAAAATAAAAAATTTTTTTTCTTTAAAACTAAACTTTGATTTTTTTCAAGCAGAAAAAATTATCTCTCTTGCTTTTCCTACTTTTTTATCCGGATTGGTAATGGTACCGGCTTCTTGGTTAGTTAACACTAAATTAGCAATAACCAAAAATTTTTCCGAAGTGGCTTATTTCAATATTGCCAATACTTTTTTTCAACTTTTTCTTTTTATTCCAATAGCCATTGGAATGCCCTTAACACCAATAATTGCTGAAGAGGTTAGTAATTTGATAAAAATAAAAAAACTTCTTAATAAAATTATCAACTATTCAAGTTTCTTACTCCTATTATTACTTTTTCTGATTTTTATTTTTCTACCAAAAATAATTTTAATTTTTTTAGGTAAAGATTATCTGCCAGCCTTGAAATCTTTCCTCTTTGTTGTGGGAGCCATTGTTCCTGTTAACATCGGTTATATATTTGGTTATTATCTTACCGGAACTGGCAAAATGTGGTTGGCAACTTTTTTTAATGCGGTGTGGTTTTTTATTTTTATTTTTTCAGTTTATCTGTTTACTTACAAATATGGTGCTTTGGGAGTGGGAATAAGTTTTTATGCTGCCTATTTTTTTCAAGTCTTTTCAATGATTTTCTATTTTAAAACTCTCTTAACCAAACCCTTTTTAGCCACTATCCTCTTGATTTTAAACTTAGTTTTAATTATTCTTTTCTATAAATTCTTATGA
- the nadE gene encoding NAD(+) synthase, producing the protein MNKNVLIEELKIDSQLTFLSLKNFIKISCENFNKEGIILGLSGGIDSSLTAYLCKEAVGEKNVLALILPEIDSNKDNIEDAIQFAQKLNIKYKIIEITKYLKNFSIYDFFFLNKLVIPKKIKSIIIEKLSQLYKRETKQPPFFSTLEDGKFNKIIRKINAYYRFKHRLRMIILYLFADLENRLVVGGTNKTEYLIGFFVKYGCDDACDIMPLLTLYKTQVRQLYEYLELPKKILNKKPSPDLLPGIFDEEIIGLNYEELDLILYSLEKGLPGSQIAEILKIDKEKVEYVSLLVKKSNYHRYRQVKDGDYN; encoded by the coding sequence GTGAATAAAAATGTCCTGATTGAAGAATTAAAAATTGACTCCCAATTAACTTTTTTATCCCTTAAAAATTTTATTAAAATTAGTTGCGAAAATTTTAATAAAGAAGGGATAATTTTAGGATTGAGCGGCGGTATCGATTCTTCACTAACTGCCTATCTTTGTAAGGAAGCAGTTGGTGAAAAAAATGTTTTAGCTTTAATTTTACCAGAAATTGACAGCAATAAGGATAATATCGAAGATGCTATTCAGTTTGCTCAAAAATTAAATATAAAATACAAAATTATTGAAATAACAAAATATTTAAAAAATTTTAGTATTTATGACTTCTTTTTTCTTAATAAATTAGTAATTCCTAAAAAAATAAAATCAATAATTATTGAAAAATTATCTCAATTATATAAAAGAGAAACAAAGCAACCACCTTTTTTTTCTACCTTGGAAGATGGAAAATTTAATAAAATTATAAGAAAAATTAATGCTTATTATCGTTTTAAACATCGTTTAAGAATGATAATTTTATATCTTTTTGCTGATTTAGAAAACCGATTAGTTGTTGGTGGTACTAACAAAACGGAATATCTTATTGGATTTTTTGTAAAATATGGTTGTGACGATGCCTGTGATATAATGCCTCTTCTTACATTATATAAAACGCAAGTGAGACAGTTATATGAATATTTAGAGTTGCCCAAAAAAATTCTTAATAAAAAGCCCTCACCGGATCTTCTGCCGGGGATTTTTGATGAAGAGATTATTGGATTAAATTATGAAGAGTTAGATTTAATTTTGTATAGTTTAGAGAAAGGGCTACCAGGTTCCCAAATTGCCGAGATTCTAAAAATTGATAAAGAGAAAGTAGAGTATGTCTCTTTATTAGTAAAAAAATCGAACTATCATCGCTATCGGCAGGTAAAAGATGGAGATTATAATTAA
- a CDS encoding glycosyltransferase family 1 protein: protein MEIIINGRFLTQKITGVQRYAFQLVKEIDFLIEKGEIEKGINFKIIAPKNIIHKLELKYIPIEKKGFLKGHFWEQIEFPFYLKNKILICLGNTAPLISLFLNKKIVVTIHDLGFKYFPENYRFLFRFFYSLIIPIILKYAWAIITVSESEKRLILKRYPFVKNKIFAVAQGGFIENPITSWEIEEKDYLLYVGSLAKKKNLINFLLAFEIIVNKNIPLKAIVIAPEGRIFEKVNININPRVKERVKFINKVNDQELIAYYQNAFCFVFPSFHEGAGIPPIEAMSCGCPVLCSDIPVLKERCGEAAIYFNPYLPEDIAQKIILLFENQNLREELVKKGYERAKNFKWENTTKETIKLLKKLLFKI from the coding sequence ATGGAGATTATAATTAATGGTCGTTTTCTAACACAAAAAATTACCGGTGTTCAAAGATATGCTTTTCAATTAGTAAAAGAAATTGATTTTTTAATAGAAAAAGGAGAAATCGAGAAAGGGATTAATTTTAAGATTATAGCGCCAAAAAATATTATTCATAAGTTAGAATTAAAATATATTCCAATCGAAAAAAAGGGATTTTTAAAAGGACATTTCTGGGAACAGATAGAGTTCCCTTTTTATTTGAAGAATAAAATTCTTATTTGTCTTGGTAATACTGCTCCTTTAATTTCATTGTTTTTGAATAAAAAAATAGTGGTTACGATTCATGATTTGGGTTTTAAATATTTTCCGGAAAATTATCGTTTCCTTTTTCGTTTCTTTTATTCCTTAATAATTCCTATTATTTTGAAATATGCGTGGGCAATAATTACTGTTTCCGAAAGCGAAAAGCGGTTGATTTTAAAGCGGTATCCTTTTGTAAAAAATAAGATTTTTGCTGTCGCCCAAGGAGGTTTTATTGAAAATCCTATTACTTCTTGGGAAATAGAAGAAAAGGATTATCTGCTGTATGTTGGTTCGTTAGCTAAGAAGAAAAATTTAATTAATTTTCTTTTAGCTTTCGAAATAATTGTAAATAAAAATATTCCTCTAAAGGCAATAGTAATTGCTCCCGAAGGAAGAATTTTTGAGAAGGTAAATATTAATATTAATCCAAGAGTTAAAGAAAGAGTAAAATTTATTAATAAAGTTAATGACCAAGAATTAATCGCCTATTATCAAAATGCCTTCTGTTTTGTTTTTCCATCTTTTCACGAAGGAGCTGGAATACCACCGATTGAAGCGATGAGTTGCGGTTGTCCGGTTTTATGTTCGGATATTCCGGTTTTAAAAGAAAGATGTGGAGAAGCAGCAATTTATTTTAACCCTTATCTTCCGGAAGATATTGCTCAAAAAATCATCTTACTTTTTGAAAATCAAAATTTAAGAGAAGAACTGGTAAAAAAGGGGTATGAAAGGGCAAAAAATTTTAAATGGGAGAATACTACTAAAGAAACAATTAAATTATTAAAAAAATTGCTTTTTAAAATATGA
- a CDS encoding glycosyltransferase — protein sequence MKVAIIHDWLTGMRGGEKVLEVFCEIFPDATIYTLVYNKGKISPIINQMKIKTSILQKFPNIEKNYRYYLPIMPKLIEQFNLKGYDLIISSSHCVAKGVKKFRNQIHICYCLSPMRYMWDMFDEYFKKAKLITRIGAKIFRPYLRRWDVKSSERVDFFIADSKNIANKIKKYYQKESKVIYPPVNTNFYQILNKKREDFFLIVSALVPYKKISLAIETFNELNLPLKIIGTGPEEKKLREIANKNIEFLGWQPDEKLLEYYNKCRALIFPQEEDFGIVPLEAQACGCPVIAYKKGGALETVIENETGIFFYPQTKEALIKAIKDFENLSFSPERCRENALRFSRERFYKEIKDFINESVRLYFRF from the coding sequence ATGAAAGTAGCAATAATTCATGATTGGCTTACAGGAATGCGCGGCGGTGAAAAAGTTTTAGAGGTATTTTGTGAAATTTTTCCCGATGCCACTATTTACACTTTGGTTTATAATAAGGGAAAAATTTCACCGATTATTAATCAAATGAAAATCAAGACATCTATTCTTCAAAAGTTCCCTAATATTGAGAAAAATTATCGTTATTATTTACCAATAATGCCTAAATTAATTGAACAATTCAATCTAAAAGGTTATGATTTGATTATTTCTTCCAGCCATTGTGTAGCCAAAGGAGTTAAAAAGTTTAGGAACCAAATTCATATCTGCTATTGTCTCAGTCCAATGAGGTATATGTGGGATATGTTTGATGAGTATTTTAAAAAGGCAAAATTGATAACCAGAATTGGCGCCAAGATCTTTCGTCCCTATTTGAGAAGATGGGATGTAAAAAGTTCTGAAAGGGTCGATTTTTTTATTGCCGACTCAAAAAATATTGCTAATAAAATTAAAAAATATTACCAAAAAGAATCAAAAGTGATTTATCCCCCAGTAAATACTAATTTTTATCAAATTTTAAATAAAAAAAGAGAAGATTTCTTTTTGATTGTTTCTGCCTTAGTTCCTTATAAAAAAATAAGTTTGGCAATCGAGACTTTTAACGAATTGAATTTACCATTAAAGATCATTGGCACTGGTCCGGAAGAAAAAAAACTTCGAGAAATCGCTAATAAAAATATTGAATTTTTAGGTTGGCAACCCGATGAGAAATTGTTGGAGTACTATAATAAATGTCGAGCATTAATCTTTCCTCAAGAAGAAGATTTTGGAATTGTACCGTTAGAAGCCCAAGCCTGCGGTTGTCCGGTAATCGCCTATAAAAAAGGGGGTGCCTTAGAGACGGTTATTGAGAATGAGACAGGAATATTTTTTTACCCCCAAACAAAAGAGGCTTTAATTAAAGCAATTAAAGATTTTGAAAATTTATCTTTCTCTCCGGAAAGATGTCGAGAAAATGCTTTAAGATTCTCGCGTGAAAGATTTTACAAAGAAATAAAAGATTTTATTAACGAGAGTGTTAGATTATATTTTCGGTTTTAA
- a CDS encoding slipin family protein — protein MGYYILVLIIILLLLMSIRILAEYERGVVFRLGRFHKVKGPGLILLIPFVDRIIKVSLRVVTLDVPPQDVITRDNISVKVNAVAYFKVFDPQKAIIEVENYLYATSQISQTTLRSVLGEYELDDLLTKREMINHRLQKIIDEQTDPWGVKVIMVEIKHVDIPEEMKRAIARQAEAERERRAKIIHADGELQAAAKLREAAEILSQTPAAIQLRYLGTLTEIAAEKNSTIIFPLPIELLSLLKPKI, from the coding sequence ATGGGATATTATATTTTAGTACTAATTATCATTCTTTTGCTTTTAATGTCTATTCGTATTTTAGCGGAATATGAAAGAGGCGTTGTTTTCCGTTTAGGAAGATTTCACAAAGTGAAGGGACCTGGCCTCATTCTATTAATTCCTTTTGTTGACCGAATAATAAAAGTGAGTTTAAGAGTGGTCACTTTAGATGTCCCACCTCAAGATGTTATTACCCGCGATAACATCTCAGTAAAGGTTAATGCAGTTGCCTATTTTAAAGTATTTGATCCTCAAAAGGCAATAATTGAAGTAGAAAATTATTTGTATGCTACTTCCCAAATTTCTCAAACGACCTTAAGAAGTGTTTTGGGTGAATACGAACTGGACGATTTATTAACTAAAAGAGAAATGATTAACCATCGTTTACAAAAGATTATCGATGAACAAACCGACCCTTGGGGAGTAAAGGTAATAATGGTAGAGATCAAACATGTGGATATTCCGGAAGAGATGAAAAGAGCTATTGCCCGACAGGCCGAAGCAGAAAGAGAAAGAAGAGCCAAAATTATTCACGCCGATGGTGAATTACAGGCTGCGGCAAAATTAAGAGAAGCAGCCGAAATTCTCTCCCAAACTCCTGCTGCTATCCAACTTCGCTACTTAGGAACTTTAACCGAAATTGCTGCGGAAAAGAATTCAACAATAATTTTTCCCTTACCGATTGAACTTCTTTCTTTATTAAAACCGAAAATATAA
- a CDS encoding MerR family transcriptional regulator, whose protein sequence is MKEKKLYPLSEVSKKLKIEESKLRKWTKIFKVGKKIKKKIYFDEKELAKIKVIKELFKEGYSQKSIQNNLSKKIREKKKEKKVKLSLKFLNTLYKELLEIKEILEKK, encoded by the coding sequence ATGAAAGAAAAAAAATTATACCCTTTAAGTGAAGTAAGTAAAAAATTAAAAATTGAAGAATCTAAATTAAGAAAATGGACAAAGATTTTTAAAGTAGGTAAAAAAATCAAGAAAAAAATTTATTTTGATGAAAAGGAATTGGCAAAAATAAAAGTAATCAAAGAACTTTTCAAAGAGGGTTATTCTCAAAAAAGTATCCAAAATAATTTATCTAAAAAAATAAGAGAAAAGAAAAAAGAAAAGAAAGTGAAGTTATCTTTAAAATTTTTGAACACCCTTTATAAAGAACTTTTGGAAATAAAAGAAATTCTAGAAAAAAAGTAG
- a CDS encoding NAD(P)H-dependent glycerol-3-phosphate dehydrogenase, with protein MNIGFIGAGRWGGVLINHLAKKENNIFVYDKKILPEKFKKRNIKILKNLKIIKDCSIIFFTLPSYSLREVLKELKEIIKPKTILVSGIKGIEEGSLKRMSEIIYEYFPYNPIAVLCGPGIPEEVALGMPTTLVIACKDQKVGRKIQRLLSFDNLRVYYQDDIIGCEIGGAIKNVIAIASGILDGKNFGINTKAALISRGLAEMMRLGIKLGASPLTFAGLSGVGDLVVTCFSPYSRNYQLGLALGRGQKLEEFFKKEKGVIEGYYTAKTIYQLKKNYNIEMPICESIYQILFLKRDINEIIKKLLKRSLKEEFWQ; from the coding sequence ATGAATATTGGATTCATTGGTGCTGGTCGTTGGGGTGGTGTCTTAATCAACCACTTAGCAAAAAAGGAAAATAACATCTTTGTTTACGACAAAAAAATATTGCCAGAAAAATTTAAAAAAAGAAATATAAAAATATTAAAAAACCTAAAAATAATAAAAGATTGCTCTATCATCTTTTTTACATTGCCTTCCTATTCTTTAAGAGAAGTTTTAAAAGAATTGAAAGAAATAATAAAACCAAAAACTATTTTGGTCTCTGGTATCAAAGGGATTGAAGAAGGAAGTTTAAAGAGAATGTCAGAAATAATTTATGAATATTTTCCTTATAACCCTATTGCTGTGTTATGTGGACCAGGCATACCTGAAGAAGTTGCTTTGGGTATGCCAACAACCTTGGTTATTGCTTGCAAAGACCAAAAAGTTGGTAGAAAGATTCAAAGATTACTTTCCTTCGATAACTTAAGAGTATATTATCAAGATGACATTATTGGCTGTGAAATTGGCGGCGCCATCAAAAATGTGATTGCTATCGCTTCGGGAATTTTAGATGGCAAAAATTTTGGAATAAATACCAAGGCGGCTTTAATTTCTCGAGGATTAGCCGAAATGATGCGGTTAGGAATAAAATTGGGGGCTTCACCTTTAACTTTTGCTGGACTTTCCGGAGTTGGTGATCTTGTGGTGACTTGTTTTTCTCCATATTCCCGCAATTACCAGTTAGGTCTAGCATTAGGTCGCGGCCAAAAATTAGAAGAATTCTTTAAAAAAGAAAAAGGTGTAATCGAAGGTTACTATACTGCCAAAACAATCTATCAGTTAAAAAAAAATTACAATATTGAAATGCCAATTTGTGAAAGTATTTACCAAATTTTATTTTTAAAAAGAGATATCAATGAAATTATTAAAAAATTATTAAAAAGAAGTTTAAAAGAAGAATTTTGGCAATAA
- the plsY gene encoding glycerol-3-phosphate 1-O-acyltransferase PlsY — MRIYLSINNDLEILAIIFSSLFIGFLVGGIPFGYLIPKVFKKIDIRNYGSRNIGFTNVYRTLGYLYGIPVLILDISKGFFITYFSKELSLLPLLVGIGAILGHLFTPYLRFRGGKGVATTIGVLLALAPRNLIFSLIIFLIILIIFSYMSLASISLALTLPLSFLLFKPQNFIIPFFFTIISLLIILKHIPNIKRLLRKEEPKFRLKIK; from the coding sequence ATGAGAATCTATCTTTCAATAAATAATGATTTAGAAATTCTGGCAATTATTTTCTCTTCTCTTTTTATTGGCTTTTTAGTTGGTGGCATTCCTTTTGGTTATCTAATTCCGAAGGTTTTTAAAAAGATTGATATTAGAAATTATGGTAGTAGAAATATTGGTTTTACCAATGTCTATCGGACATTAGGTTATTTATATGGGATACCGGTTTTAATATTAGATATTAGCAAGGGATTTTTTATCACCTATTTTTCAAAAGAACTTTCTTTATTACCTCTCTTGGTTGGCATCGGTGCAATTTTAGGTCATCTATTTACTCCCTATCTTCGTTTTCGGGGTGGTAAAGGAGTAGCAACAACGATTGGTGTTCTTTTGGCTTTAGCACCAAGAAATCTTATTTTCTCTTTGATTATCTTTTTAATAATCTTGATTATCTTTTCTTATATGTCTTTAGCCTCTATTTCTCTTGCTCTAACCCTTCCCCTATCTTTTCTTTTATTTAAACCCCAAAATTTTATTATTCCTTTTTTCTTTACTATTATTAGTTTATTAATTATTTTAAAACATATTCCTAACATTAAAAGATTACTAAGAAAGGAAGAACCAAAATTTAGATTAAAAATAAAATGA